Within Nitrospira sp. MA-1, the genomic segment CTTTGTTGTCCCGATATTGATGCTGGGGGTGTATACGTTTGTTTTTTCTGTGGTGTTTCGAATTCGATGGGAGGTGCCCATGGAGGAAAATGGCGCCTTTGCTCTGTTATTATTTTCTGGGTTGATTATTTTTAATTTATTTTCCGAATGCGTCACCCGTGCTCCGGGTCTTATGCTCGAAAATGTATCATATATTAAAAAGGTAGTGTTTCCTCTGGAAATAATGCCTTGGGTGTCAATGCAGGTGGCACTGTTTAACGCCGCCGTGAGTCTTTTGATTTTGTTGGTTTTTTACCTCGTAGTCCATGGCCTTCCACCAGTAACGGTATTGCTGTTGCCGGTCGTACTCTTTCCGTTTGTGTTGTTGATTGTAGGGTTGGGCTGGTTTCTGGCCTCAGTGGGGGTTTTTCTTCGTGATGTCCAACCTTTGGTCGGGGTGATGGTGACGATGATGATGTTTCTCAGTCCTATTTTTTATCCGCTGTCTGCTATTCCTGAAGCCTATCGAGGGTTGATTCAGCTCAATCCATTGACACCTGTTCTGAATGCGTCGAAATCAGTCATATTTTGGGGACAAATGCCGGAATGGTTAGACTGGTTCCTGTATATGGTTGTGTTTTGGATGGTGGGTTGGTTGGGTTATGCATGGTTCCAAAAAACGCGAAAAGGATTTGCTGATGTCGTCTGAACTGGCTATACGCGTTCAAGGACTTGGAAAGGCCTATCAGATCTTTCGAAAGCCTGAAGATCGGTTGAAGCAGATGTTATGGAGAGGGCACCGACAGTTCTATGAAGAGTTTTGGGGCCTTCAGGGTGTGGATCTGAGCGTGTATCGAGGAGAAACGGTCGGGATTATTGGTCGAAATGGATCCGGGAAGTCGACGTTTTTACAAATGGTGTGCGGCACACTCTCGCCGACCTGTGGCGATTTGACTGTCAAGGGCCGAGTCGCGGCGCTGCTGGAATTGGGATCGAGTTTTAATCCTGAATTTACCGGGAAAGAAAATGTGTATTTGGCTGCCTCCATTCTTGGCCTAACCAGTGAGCAGATCGATTCCCGGTATGAATCCATAACGGAATTTGCCGCCATTGGAGATTTCATTAATCATCCGGTTAAAATTTTTTCGAGTGGAATGTATGCGCGGTTGGCCTTTTCCCTTGTCGCTCATGTGGATGCCGATATTCTGATTATCGATGAAATCCTTGCCGTGGGTGATGCCGCCTTTACTCAAAAATGTATGCGTTTCCTTCATCAATTTCGGGAAAAAGG encodes:
- a CDS encoding ABC transporter permease: MNNAYNPFAPLICAWEHRTLIARLAKREIDARYRGSMLGVIWAFVVPILMLGVYTFVFSVVFRIRWEVPMEENGAFALLLFSGLIIFNLFSECVTRAPGLMLENVSYIKKVVFPLEIMPWVSMQVALFNAAVSLLILLVFYLVVHGLPPVTVLLLPVVLFPFVLLIVGLGWFLASVGVFLRDVQPLVGVMVTMMMFLSPIFYPLSAIPEAYRGLIQLNPLTPVLNASKSVIFWGQMPEWLDWFLYMVVFWMVGWLGYAWFQKTRKGFADVV